A single genomic interval of Psychroserpens sp. NJDZ02 harbors:
- a CDS encoding DUF3667 domain-containing protein yields the protein MSLKYSTCKNCESDFKSGFDFCPHCGMKDKEDLTLGILFNNTLNNYLLWDSKFFKSFIPLMIKPGFLSNQFIGGKRLSYLHPAQLYLFITFVFFFLFSFQTNRVEQELNDGFKTESTKLLNEVQTVEVDSVKRAEIKTILNKNKYLSGMTDKEIDSIVSQKDLKSSNSVSFGYSTQKIDSLLAVSASEDTIYKAMGMTDNPGWFDKMLYPQMLKFHKDRKAGSIWVSMINATPIALFILLPLFALFLKLFYWKKGRYAYHLVFSFHFFAFIFMVFSLLLIANLIIDVPNWINLLITLSVFFYFVISTKRFYNQRWRYSILKSGIISFVFLALLVPIAFVVLAFVSFLFY from the coding sequence ATGTCTTTAAAGTATAGCACGTGTAAAAATTGCGAAAGTGATTTTAAATCTGGATTTGATTTTTGTCCGCATTGCGGAATGAAGGATAAAGAGGATTTAACACTGGGGATTTTGTTTAACAATACTTTAAATAATTATCTGCTATGGGATTCTAAGTTTTTCAAGAGTTTTATCCCTTTAATGATTAAACCTGGATTTTTATCCAATCAATTTATAGGCGGTAAGCGATTATCTTATTTGCATCCCGCACAATTATATTTGTTTATCACATTTGTGTTTTTCTTTTTGTTTTCTTTTCAGACGAATAGAGTAGAGCAAGAGTTGAATGATGGCTTTAAAACAGAATCAACTAAACTATTAAATGAGGTTCAAACGGTAGAAGTCGATTCGGTTAAAAGAGCAGAAATTAAGACAATACTAAATAAAAATAAGTATTTGTCTGGGATGACAGATAAGGAGATTGACTCCATAGTCTCTCAAAAGGATCTCAAGTCAAGTAATTCCGTGTCCTTTGGATATAGTACCCAGAAAATAGATTCATTATTAGCTGTAAGTGCTTCTGAGGATACAATTTATAAAGCTATGGGAATGACTGATAATCCAGGTTGGTTTGATAAGATGTTATATCCTCAAATGTTGAAATTTCATAAGGACAGAAAGGCAGGATCGATATGGGTTTCTATGATTAATGCGACGCCAATCGCTTTGTTTATTTTATTACCGCTTTTTGCTTTATTTTTAAAGTTGTTTTATTGGAAAAAAGGTCGCTATGCGTATCACTTAGTGTTTTCATTTCACTTTTTCGCCTTTATTTTTATGGTCTTTAGTCTTTTATTAATCGCTAATCTTATAATCGATGTCCCTAATTGGATAAATTTATTAATAACATTATCTGTCTTTTTCTATTTTGTAATATCAACTAAGCGTTTTTACAATCAACGTTGGCGTTATAGTATTTTAAAAAGTGGTATTATATCCTTTGTGTTTTTAGCACTATTGGTACCTATTGCTTTTGTGGTGTTGGCATTTGTTTCCTTTTTGTTTTATTAA